Proteins encoded within one genomic window of Bdellovibrionales bacterium:
- a CDS encoding TrbC/VirB2 family protein, with protein MKIDKNLILIFGLLMIAFLPEIVLAQSFGASGFENKVNNLTSKLISIVLPAFSIIGLIYAAMLAATGDESAKPRMTTILVTSIIGCLAPLIIRWIQSIMGV; from the coding sequence TTGAAAATAGATAAAAATTTAATACTTATCTTTGGACTTTTGATGATCGCATTCCTGCCAGAAATAGTTTTAGCGCAAAGCTTTGGGGCATCAGGCTTTGAAAACAAGGTGAATAATTTAACCAGTAAACTCATTTCAATCGTACTACCGGCGTTCTCGATCATCGGGCTCATCTATGCGGCGATGCTCGCCGCCACGGGGGACGAGTCAGCAAAGCCTCGGATGACGACCATTTTAGTGACAAGCATTATTGGCTGTCTTGCTCCACTTATTATTCGCTGGATTCAATCCATTATGGGAGTTTAA